The Pungitius pungitius chromosome 8, fPunPun2.1, whole genome shotgun sequence genome has a window encoding:
- the prkag1 gene encoding 5'-AMP-activated protein kinase subunit gamma-1 isoform X1, protein MECIPVAIDDLEGKKDPVIEDSEHNVYTRFMKSHRCYDLVPTSSKLVVFDTSLQVKKAFFALVSNGVRAAPLWDSKKQCFVGKGCSHLAHFLSTQDIINEGLTPFYSCISAGMLTITDFINILHRYYKSPLVQIYELEEHKIETWRELYLQDSFKPLVSISPNASLYDAVSSLLKNKIHRLPVIDPLTGNTLYILTHKRILKFLKLFISEMPKPSFLRQTLEDLNIGTFRNIAVVRSDTPLYTALGIFVEQRVSALPVVDDKGRVVDIYSKFDVINLAAEKTYNNLDLTVTKALKHRSQYFEGVLTCNRHETLEAIINRLVEAEVHRLVVVDEQDVVKGIVSLSDILQALVLTDGEEGTA, encoded by the exons ATGGAGTGT ATTCCAGTGGCTATTGATGATCTCGAGGGCAAAAAGGACCCGGTCATAGAAG ACTCGGAGCACAATGTGTACACCAGGTTTATGAAGTCCCACCGATGTTATGACCTTGTACCGACCAGCTCCAAACTGGTTGTGTTTGATACATCACTTCAG GTCAAGAAGGCGTTTTTTGCTCTGGTCTCTAATGGCGTTCGAGCAGCGCCTCTATGGGACAGCAAAAAGCAGTGTTTTGTTGGTAAGGGCTGTTCTCATTTGGCACATTTTCTCTCCACTCAAGACATAATAAATGAAGGACTGACTCCATTCTACTCGTGCATCTCTGCAGGAATGCTGACCATCACAGACTTTATTAATATTCTACATCGCTACTACAAATCTCCATTG GTACAGATATATGAATTGGAGGAACACAAAATTGAAACATGGAGAG AGTTGTACCTTCAAGACTCTTTTAAGCCGTTGGTTAGCATATCTCCCAATGCCAg TTTGTATGATGCAGTATCATCTCTGCTGAAGAATAAGATCCACAGACTGCCGGTAATCGACCCCCTGACTGGGAACACACTCTATATTCTCACACACAAGAGGATCCTTAAGTTCCTGAAGCTTTTT ATATCAGAGATGCCAAAACCGTCGTTCTTGAGACAAACGCTAGAGGACCTGAACATCGGAACTTTCCGGAACATAGCAGTGGTCCGCTCTGACACGCCGCTCTACACGGCACTTGGTATTTTTGTTGAGCAGCGCGTGTCGGCGCTCCCTGTTGTCGATGacaaag GTCGAGTGGTGGATATATACTCAAAATTTgatgtcata AACCTGGCAGCAGAGAAGACGTACAACAACCTGGACTTGACTGTGACCAAAGCGCTGAAGCACCGCTCGCAATACTTTGAAGGCGTGCTGACCTGCAACCGGCACGAGACTCTGGAGGCCATCATCAACCGACTGGTGGAGGCCGAG GTGcacaggctggtggtggtggacgAGCAGGATGTGGTGAAGGGGATCGTCTCCCTTTCAGATATTCTCCAGGCACTAGTGTTGACTGATGGGGAAGAGG GCACAGCTTAA
- the prkag1 gene encoding 5'-AMP-activated protein kinase subunit gamma-1 isoform X2, translating to MECIPVAIDDLEGKKDPVIEDSEHNVYTRFMKSHRCYDLVPTSSKLVVFDTSLQVKKAFFALVSNGVRAAPLWDSKKQCFVGMLTITDFINILHRYYKSPLVQIYELEEHKIETWRELYLQDSFKPLVSISPNASLYDAVSSLLKNKIHRLPVIDPLTGNTLYILTHKRILKFLKLFISEMPKPSFLRQTLEDLNIGTFRNIAVVRSDTPLYTALGIFVEQRVSALPVVDDKGRVVDIYSKFDVINLAAEKTYNNLDLTVTKALKHRSQYFEGVLTCNRHETLEAIINRLVEAEVHRLVVVDEQDVVKGIVSLSDILQALVLTDGEEGTA from the exons ATGGAGTGT ATTCCAGTGGCTATTGATGATCTCGAGGGCAAAAAGGACCCGGTCATAGAAG ACTCGGAGCACAATGTGTACACCAGGTTTATGAAGTCCCACCGATGTTATGACCTTGTACCGACCAGCTCCAAACTGGTTGTGTTTGATACATCACTTCAG GTCAAGAAGGCGTTTTTTGCTCTGGTCTCTAATGGCGTTCGAGCAGCGCCTCTATGGGACAGCAAAAAGCAGTGTTTTGTTG GAATGCTGACCATCACAGACTTTATTAATATTCTACATCGCTACTACAAATCTCCATTG GTACAGATATATGAATTGGAGGAACACAAAATTGAAACATGGAGAG AGTTGTACCTTCAAGACTCTTTTAAGCCGTTGGTTAGCATATCTCCCAATGCCAg TTTGTATGATGCAGTATCATCTCTGCTGAAGAATAAGATCCACAGACTGCCGGTAATCGACCCCCTGACTGGGAACACACTCTATATTCTCACACACAAGAGGATCCTTAAGTTCCTGAAGCTTTTT ATATCAGAGATGCCAAAACCGTCGTTCTTGAGACAAACGCTAGAGGACCTGAACATCGGAACTTTCCGGAACATAGCAGTGGTCCGCTCTGACACGCCGCTCTACACGGCACTTGGTATTTTTGTTGAGCAGCGCGTGTCGGCGCTCCCTGTTGTCGATGacaaag GTCGAGTGGTGGATATATACTCAAAATTTgatgtcata AACCTGGCAGCAGAGAAGACGTACAACAACCTGGACTTGACTGTGACCAAAGCGCTGAAGCACCGCTCGCAATACTTTGAAGGCGTGCTGACCTGCAACCGGCACGAGACTCTGGAGGCCATCATCAACCGACTGGTGGAGGCCGAG GTGcacaggctggtggtggtggacgAGCAGGATGTGGTGAAGGGGATCGTCTCCCTTTCAGATATTCTCCAGGCACTAGTGTTGACTGATGGGGAAGAGG GCACAGCTTAA
- the LOC119229447 gene encoding activin receptor type-1B-like isoform X1 codes for MTMANLRISVAVVVVQVVLYGTCEALRCNCSTAQCEKTGFQCETDGACMASTSFIGGQEKHFRHCIPRANLVPPGQPFYCLSAKGFLNNHCCYTDYCNNIDLKVPSGLGVGYDPSCSWGPVELVAVIAGPLFLLCLLLLMGAFLYQYHQRAYSHRQRLEVEDPSCDQLYMTKDRTLQDLIYDLSTSGSGSGLPLFVQRTVARTIVLQEIIGKGRFGEVWRGRWRGGDVAVKIFSSREERSWFREAEIYQTIMLRHENILGFIAADNKDNGTWTQLWLVSDYHEHGSLFDYLNRYSVNIEGMIKLALSAASGLAHLHMEILGTQGKPGIAHRDLKSKNILVKKNCTCAIADLGLAVRHDSATDTIDIAPNQRVGTKRYMAPEVLDETINMRHFDSFKCADIYALGLVYWEITRRCNSGGIHEEYQLPYYDLVPSDPTIEEMRKLVCDQKLRPNVPNWWQSHEALRVMGKIMRECWYANGVARLTALRIKKSLSQLSIQEDLKV; via the exons ATGACCATGGCTAACCTTCGGATTTCGGTAGCCGTGGTGGTTGTCCAGGTCGTCCTGTACGGAACCTGTGAGG CTCTGCGCTGTAACTGCTCCACTGCCCAGTGTGAGAAGACTGGCTTCCAGTGCGAGACCGATGGCGCCTGCAtggcctccacctccttcatCGGTGGCCAAGAGAAGCACTTCCGTCACTGCATCCCACGAGCCAACCTTGTGCCGCCTGGACAACCGTTTTACTGCCTCAGTGCAAAGGGCTTCCTCAACAACCACTGCTGCTACACTGACTACTGCAACAACATTGACCTCAAAGTACCCTCAG GTCTCGGAGTTGGATACGACCCAAGTTGCTCGTGGGGGCCGGTGGAACTAGTTGCTGTGATAGCAGGGCCGTTGTTTCTGTTGTGTCTTCTGCTGCTGATGGGCGCATTCCTATACCAGTACCACCAGAGGGCCTACAGCCACAGGCAGAGGTTAGAGGTGGAGGACCCCTCGTGTGACCAACTCTACATGACCAAAGACAGGACTCTGCAGGACCTCATCTACGATCTGTCCACGTCTGGTTCAGGCTCCG GCCTGCCTTTGTTTGTCCAGCGGACCGTGGCCAGAACAATAGTCCTCCAAGAGATCATTGGCAAAGGGCGTTTTGGGGAGGTGTGGCGAGGGCGTTGGCGAGGTGGTGACGTGGCGGTGAAGATCTTCTCGTCCAGAGAGGAGCGCTCCTGGTTCCGTGAGGCGGAAATCTATCAGACTATCATGCTCCGCCATGAAAACATCCTAGGCTTCATAGCTGCCGACAACAAAG ACAACGGCACGTGGACCCAGCTGTGGTTGGTGTCGGACTACCACGAGCACGGCTCTCTGTTTGACTACCTGAATCGCTACTCCGTCAATATCGAAGGAATGATCAAACTGGCTCTGTCAGCTGCCAGCGGTCTGGCACATCTGCACATGGAGATTCTAGGAACACAAG GAAAACCGGGCATTGCCCACAGAGACCTGAAGTCCAAGAACATCCTCGTGAAGAAGAACTGCACCTGCGCCATCGCTGACCTCGGCTTGGCCGTCCGTCACGACTCGGCCACAGACACCATCGACATTGCGCCTAATCAGAGGGTGGGCACCAAGAG GTATATGGCTCCGGAGGTTCTGGACGAGACCATCAATATGAGACACTTTGACTCATTCAAATGTGCTGATATCTATGCCTTGGGCCTAGTCTACTGGGAGATTACTCGCCGCTGTAATAGTGGAG gtatCCATGAAGAGTACCAACTGCCCTACTACGACCTGGTACCTTCTGATCCCACCATAGAGGAGATGAGAAAGCTGGTGTGTGACCAAAAGTTACGACCCAACGTCCCTAATTGGTGGCAGAGCCATGAG GCCTTGCGGGTGATGGGCAAAATCATGAGGGAGTGTTGGTATGCTAATGGCGTAGCTCGCCTGACGGCCCTGCGCATCAAGAAGAGCCTCTCCCAGCTCAGCATCCAAGAGGACCTGAAAGTCTGA
- the LOC119229447 gene encoding activin receptor type-1B-like isoform X2 — protein MASTSFIGGQEKHFRHCIPRANLVPPGQPFYCLSAKGFLNNHCCYTDYCNNIDLKVPSGLGVGYDPSCSWGPVELVAVIAGPLFLLCLLLLMGAFLYQYHQRAYSHRQRLEVEDPSCDQLYMTKDRTLQDLIYDLSTSGSGSGLPLFVQRTVARTIVLQEIIGKGRFGEVWRGRWRGGDVAVKIFSSREERSWFREAEIYQTIMLRHENILGFIAADNKDNGTWTQLWLVSDYHEHGSLFDYLNRYSVNIEGMIKLALSAASGLAHLHMEILGTQGKPGIAHRDLKSKNILVKKNCTCAIADLGLAVRHDSATDTIDIAPNQRVGTKRYMAPEVLDETINMRHFDSFKCADIYALGLVYWEITRRCNSGGIHEEYQLPYYDLVPSDPTIEEMRKLVCDQKLRPNVPNWWQSHEALRVMGKIMRECWYANGVARLTALRIKKSLSQLSIQEDLKV, from the exons AtggcctccacctccttcatCGGTGGCCAAGAGAAGCACTTCCGTCACTGCATCCCACGAGCCAACCTTGTGCCGCCTGGACAACCGTTTTACTGCCTCAGTGCAAAGGGCTTCCTCAACAACCACTGCTGCTACACTGACTACTGCAACAACATTGACCTCAAAGTACCCTCAG GTCTCGGAGTTGGATACGACCCAAGTTGCTCGTGGGGGCCGGTGGAACTAGTTGCTGTGATAGCAGGGCCGTTGTTTCTGTTGTGTCTTCTGCTGCTGATGGGCGCATTCCTATACCAGTACCACCAGAGGGCCTACAGCCACAGGCAGAGGTTAGAGGTGGAGGACCCCTCGTGTGACCAACTCTACATGACCAAAGACAGGACTCTGCAGGACCTCATCTACGATCTGTCCACGTCTGGTTCAGGCTCCG GCCTGCCTTTGTTTGTCCAGCGGACCGTGGCCAGAACAATAGTCCTCCAAGAGATCATTGGCAAAGGGCGTTTTGGGGAGGTGTGGCGAGGGCGTTGGCGAGGTGGTGACGTGGCGGTGAAGATCTTCTCGTCCAGAGAGGAGCGCTCCTGGTTCCGTGAGGCGGAAATCTATCAGACTATCATGCTCCGCCATGAAAACATCCTAGGCTTCATAGCTGCCGACAACAAAG ACAACGGCACGTGGACCCAGCTGTGGTTGGTGTCGGACTACCACGAGCACGGCTCTCTGTTTGACTACCTGAATCGCTACTCCGTCAATATCGAAGGAATGATCAAACTGGCTCTGTCAGCTGCCAGCGGTCTGGCACATCTGCACATGGAGATTCTAGGAACACAAG GAAAACCGGGCATTGCCCACAGAGACCTGAAGTCCAAGAACATCCTCGTGAAGAAGAACTGCACCTGCGCCATCGCTGACCTCGGCTTGGCCGTCCGTCACGACTCGGCCACAGACACCATCGACATTGCGCCTAATCAGAGGGTGGGCACCAAGAG GTATATGGCTCCGGAGGTTCTGGACGAGACCATCAATATGAGACACTTTGACTCATTCAAATGTGCTGATATCTATGCCTTGGGCCTAGTCTACTGGGAGATTACTCGCCGCTGTAATAGTGGAG gtatCCATGAAGAGTACCAACTGCCCTACTACGACCTGGTACCTTCTGATCCCACCATAGAGGAGATGAGAAAGCTGGTGTGTGACCAAAAGTTACGACCCAACGTCCCTAATTGGTGGCAGAGCCATGAG GCCTTGCGGGTGATGGGCAAAATCATGAGGGAGTGTTGGTATGCTAATGGCGTAGCTCGCCTGACGGCCCTGCGCATCAAGAAGAGCCTCTCCCAGCTCAGCATCCAAGAGGACCTGAAAGTCTGA
- the ankrd33ab gene encoding photoreceptor ankyrin repeat protein, whose translation MASAADEVHLGSGPDEDDEGPSGSESDSDSILSDDSVLPDYTPEEADGSAASTLYGACARNNLASLQRVLERGVTKEEATELDINGMNGLMVACCKGFVDIVYGLYACPFIDINQQDNEGNTALMIASQAGHVNTVMYLLNYYPGIDTEIKDCRGFTALIKAAMTGRNDVMAALLMAGAHIHEVDSTKGKCAKQWAAKTGRYDTLCRLRRLNMRPVVEQCCESYVPDWPELQEKVAKATAQKSNRERITQRIKNTFVFRFPRDPEDNGALDHMVRITTSVHSPLISTGCRPLCPTSPPEMGKRRLAVPELMKKHPSKDLEGSSVCHSNGSVSHVNPTIQNADPISVACCGNTERRESILSLASTKVNTTFISRSMARRNSVFPSGCIPKIDVSRPSEATPKKEKKKKKGKSKGFLEPPIWRYKEIKEEKKKEKKKAEKENAKKEKKKEKDSKKAQT comes from the exons ATGGCTTCTGCAGCCGACGAGGTCCACCTGGGCTCAGGCCCTGATGAGGACGACGAGGGCCCGTCGGGGAGCGAGTCCGACTCGGACAGCATCCTCTCTGACGACTCGGTGCTTCCGGACTACACTCCTGAGGAAGCAGACGGCTCTGCGGCGTCAACGCTGTATGGAGCATGCGCCCGCAACAACCTCGCTTCTCTGCAGAGAGTTCTGGAGAGAGGGGTGACAAAGGAGGAGGCCACGGAGCTGGACATCAACGGCATG AACGGCTTGATGgtggcttgctgcaaaggttTCGTGGACATTGTATATGGGCTTTACGCGTGTCCCTTTATAGACATAAATCAACAGGACAATGAAGGCAACACTGCTCTGATGATTGCATCACAAGCAG GTCATGTCAACACAGTCATGTACCTGCTAAACTACTACCCCGGCATAGACACTGAAATAAAGGATTGTCGCGGTTTCACCGCACTCATCAAAGCTGCTATGACCGGCCGCAATGACGTCATGGCTGCCCTTCTCATGGCCG GGGCTCACATACACGAGGTAGACTCCACCAAAGGAAAATGCGCCAAGCAATGGGCAGCGAAGACCGGTCGCTATGATACCCTGTGTCGTCTCCGCCGCCTCAACATGCGGCCAGTAGTGGAGCAGTGCTGTGAAAGTTATGTCCCTGACTGGCCCGAGCTCCAGGAGAAGGTAGCAAAGGCCACAGCTCAGAAAAGTAACAGGGAAAGAATCACCCAGCGGATCAAAAACACATTCGTATTTAGATTTCCTCGTGATCCTGAGGACAACGGGGCCCTGGACCACATGGTGCGCATCACCACCAGCGTCCACAGTCCCCTAATTTCAACGGGGTGCCGTCCGCTCtgccccaccagcccccccgaGATGGGGAAGAGACGCCTGGCTGTGCCAGAGCTGATGAAAAAGCACCCATCTAAGGACCTCGAAGGGAGCTCAGTGTGCCACAGCAACGGCTCGGTGTCACACGTCAATCCCACAATCCAAAATGCCGATCCAATCTCTGTAGCGTGCTGTGGCAATACAGAGCGGCGAGAGAGCATCCTGTCTTTGGCTTCCACCAAAGTTAACACCACATTCATTTCCCGTTCTATGGCGAGAAGGAACAGCGTGTTCCCCTCTGGCTGCATCCCCAAGATTGATGTCAGCAGGCCTTCAGAAGCAAcgccaaagaaagaaaagaaaaagaagaagggcaAAAGCAAGGGCTTCTTGGAACCACCCATATGGAGGTACAAGGAGatcaaggaggagaaaaagaaggagaagaagaaagccgagaaagaaaatgcaaaaaaagagaaaaagaaagaaaaggacagCAAGAAGGCCCAAACATAA